ACCAGTGCAGACCGTAGTCGAAGGCGATTTCCCCCTGCTTCGCCAAGTCATCCGGGCCGCCCGGATCCTGCGGCACAAACACACCCACCGAACCGATGCCCCCGGTGAACCGCACCGACTTCACCAGATTGTTCAGCGTCATGTTCGGATGCTCCGTGCCCTGCGGGTCGTGCGCCTGATACCCCACACACTCACACCCGCGGTCGGCGCCCAGGCCCATCGTCTGGTCAAGGACGAACTCGACGGGGTCCGTCTTGGAGTCGTCGATCGCGATCGCGCCGATCTCCTCAGCGAGCCGCAGCCGGTCCGGGTGGCGGTCGACGACCATCACCTTGGCGGCGCCCTTGATCGTCGCGGACAGCGCCGCCATCAGCCCCACCGGACCCGCCCCGTAAATCACCACAGAGTCGCCGGGAATCACTCCGGCCAACTCGGTGGCGTGGTAGCCGGTGGGGAAGATGTCGGCCACCATCACGTAGTCGTTCTCCTTCTCCACCGAGTCCTCGCCGAGCCGCAGGCAGTTGTGGTCGCCGTACGGCACACGCAACAACTCCGCCTGGCCACCCTGCCACGGACCCATGTCGGCGAACCCGTACGCCGCCCCAGCCATTTTCGGATCCGGCTGGGTAGTGAGGCAGTAGTTGGTGAAACCTCGCTCGCAGTTCTTGCAGAACCCGCAGGAAATGTTGAAGGGAAGCACCACCCGCTCGCCCACTTTAACCTTGTCCACGCCGCCGCCGACCTCGATGACCTCACCGAGGTTCTCGTGCCCGAAGGTACGACCGGTCTCGAAGTCGGTGCGCCCCTCGTACATGTGCAAATCGGAGCCGCAAATATTGGTGGCCGTAATACGCACCAACACATCCGTCGGCCGTTCGATCCTCGCGTCAGGGACCTCTCTCACGCTCACCTGCCGCGGTCCGTCATATACAAGTGCTTTCATTTTCTACTCCTCTCCAAATTCTCCTTCGGCATCCGGGGGCCCGCACTACGATTTGGGTAGGTACCGCGGCCTCTAAACGCCAGTCAACTCCCAACCCGCACCGCGGCACATCGGTAGAATGACCGACACGGCCCAGCTGGCGCGGCGGCAGAGATGGTGGCGCTATGCACGGATCAGCAGACGCGGCAGGACGCATCGCCGTCGAGGTGTCCCAGATCGCGGCGACACCCGACAGCCCGGCCCAACGCGCT
This genomic interval from Arthrobacter agilis contains the following:
- a CDS encoding glutathione-independent formaldehyde dehydrogenase; amino-acid sequence: MKALVYDGPRQVSVREVPDARIERPTDVLVRITATNICGSDLHMYEGRTDFETGRTFGHENLGEVIEVGGGVDKVKVGERVVLPFNISCGFCKNCERGFTNYCLTTQPDPKMAGAAYGFADMGPWQGGQAELLRVPYGDHNCLRLGEDSVEKENDYVMVADIFPTGYHATELAGVIPGDSVVIYGAGPVGLMAALSATIKGAAKVMVVDRHPDRLRLAEEIGAIAIDDSKTDPVEFVLDQTMGLGADRGCECVGYQAHDPQGTEHPNMTLNNLVKSVRFTGGIGSVGVFVPQDPGGPDDLAKQGEIAFDYGLHWFKGQTLGSGQCPVKKYNRRLRDLIAAGKATPSWIVSHNLSLEQAPDAYQNFDERNDGWTKVVLKPASSTA